Below is a genomic region from Streptomyces sp. NBC_00461.
TCCCCTGGAGATCATCGAGAAGCAGTCGGCGACGCGGCTGCCCGAGCTCGTACCGGTCCGCTACGGGAGGATGTCCGAGTCACCGTTCCGGTTCTACCGGGGGGCCGCGGCCATCATGGCGTCGGACCTCGCGGAGACGCCGAGGACGGGTTTCAGGACCCAACTGTGCGGTGACGCCCACATGTTGAACTTCCGGCTGCTGGCCTCGCCCGAGCGCCGCCTCATGTTCGACATCAACGACTTCGACGAGACACTGCCGGGCCCCTGGGAGTGGGACGTCAAGCGCCTGGCCGCCAGCCTCGTCATCGCCGGCCGGTTGAACGGCTTCAGCACCAAGGAGCGCGCCGCGATCGTACGGGCCACCGTAGGGTCCTATCGCGAGGGCATGCGCGGGTTCGCCGGAATCGGCAACCTGGGCGTCTGGTACGCCCAGTTCGACGACAACTGGGTGCGGAACCAGTTCGGGGCGGACCTGTCGGCGCGGGGCCGTGACCGCTGGGCGCGTGCCGCGGCCAAGGCCCGTTCGCACGACACCCTTCAGGTCTTCGACAAGCTCACCCATGTCGTCGACGGCAAGCGCCGTATCGTTCCCGACCCGCCGCTCATCACCCGCCTCGAGGACCTGATGCCGGACGATCAGCGCGGCCAACTGGAGCAGCAGATCAGGCGGCTGGTCGAGCGTTACGGCACGACCCTGCAGTCGGACCGGCGGTTCCTGCTGGAGCAG
It encodes:
- a CDS encoding DUF2252 domain-containing protein → MTENHLDGRELRHRTPQERAALGKAARAEVPRSSQAEFAPGPKRPDPLEIIEKQSATRLPELVPVRYGRMSESPFRFYRGAAAIMASDLAETPRTGFRTQLCGDAHMLNFRLLASPERRLMFDINDFDETLPGPWEWDVKRLAASLVIAGRLNGFSTKERAAIVRATVGSYREGMRGFAGIGNLGVWYAQFDDNWVRNQFGADLSARGRDRWARAAAKARSHDTLQVFDKLTHVVDGKRRIVPDPPLITRLEDLMPDDQRGQLEQQIRRLVERYGTTLQSDRRFLLEQYQLADIARKVVGVGSVGTRCWIVLLLGRDDEDPLFLQAKEADQSVLAPHVGDSEYPTQGERVVSGQRLMQATSDILLGWERVEGIDGRRRDFYIRQLRDWKGVAVAEDMVPRGMRTFGALCGATLARAHARSGDRIAIAAYLGGGDTFDRALVTFAEHYADQNERDHQALVDAVSTGKLPAEAA